The DNA region tcccgcttaggtgatatgttatactcttcttagaggctcgtagacatgtgtatgtggttagatgtgctcggccttgtcggcctatattttgtataccattttgtcggcctcgtcggcccatgtacattgatgtggcatagatgcctatgatgatataaaggggtTGTTGTCCAAAAGGTCTAGTATGATcgatggatagaaatgtatgttttattatgtggctcacctaggtgtTATGGGAAAatatgtcaaggggtgcccgggtgggatagcactgggtgcccgtcgcggccccctaatcgggtcgtgacccccccccccaccccagtGTTTGGTTATGAAACATGAGTACTTAAATAATGTTGGTCCTAGCTTCTACAGTCCCCAATATGGCATTGGGCACTTTTTTCGAGAAGCTCTTCGACATTTCTGTTCTTCGCGTGCTCGAACCAAATAAGAATTCTGTTCTTCTAAAGGTAACACGCTTTACATTGCTGTATCATTAAAAACCTCACCGGAAAAACCCATTTCAGGACAAAAACCAGTCTAAGGAAGAAGAGTGCAGCACGTATTTTCAGTATGTAACGAACGGATTCCGAGCCAACTTTCTCTTTTCTCGTACAAACACGATTTTCACCTAAAACCCAGTTAGTATTAATCCAAACAATAATGAAGATTGATTTGTACCTTTAACAATAGTACCGCTTCAAATGACTGACATTTCAATTGTTGGGTAACTTTGTTCCATCTTCCATTTTTAGTCAGTACGAACCTTTTGCCATGATGCTTACTATTCGGTAAGCCCCCTCCCAATTGGGACCCAGTTTTCTAACATTCAAGTCTTTGGTGTTAAGGGTGGCTTTCCTTAGAACCAAATCTCCTACTTGAAAGTATCTGAGTTAGTCCGACGATTATAATGTTTTCCCATTCTTTGCTTTTGTGCAACAATCCGGAGCAAATACATCTCCCAGTGTTCTTCTGCCAGGTCCAAATTGGCTAATAATGCTTCATTATTGTCTTCTTCATTTGCATTGGTATACCGTAAGGATGGTTCCCCAATTTCTACTGGAATTAAGGACTCGACCACATATAATAATGAAAATGGCGTTTCTCCGGTGCTAAGCCATGTAGTCATCCGGTGAGCCCATAATACTTCTAGTAACACTTTTCTCCATCTTCCTTTTGCAGATTCTAACATTTTGTTCGTCGATTCCACTTGACCGTTAACGCATGGGTGGTACGGAGTTAAGGTAATCTGTTTGATTTTTAACCCTTCAAAGAACTCCGTTACCTTTTTCCCTACAAACTGTGGTCCGTTATCACAAGCAATCTCCTTCGGGATTCCAAAGCGACAAATTATGTGATCATAGATGAAATCAATAACCgttttttctcttattttcttgTAAGCTCctgcttccacccatttagagAAGTAATCAGTCATAATCAAAATAAACTTTACTTGATCAGGAGCTACCGACAAtggacccacaatgtccattccccacttcataaaTGGCCAAGGAGACACCTCCGGGTGCAAACGTTCTGCCGGCTGATTAATCATTAGCGCGTGCCTTTGGCATTTGTCACATTTCTGGACAAATATTTTAGCAACTTCCTCCATTTGAGACCAATAATAACTCGCTCTGATCAACTTCCTAACCAACAAATCTGCTCCGGAATGATTCCCACAAACTCTTTCATGAACCTCTCTCATTACGTAATCCATTTCCCTCGGTCCTAAACATCTTGCCAACGAACCATAAAATGACCTCCTATATAATTGACCATTATACATAGAGTATCGAGCCGCTTTCATTTGAATCATCGGGTAACTTGTCGTCGCATAGATAATCTATGTACTTGTTAcgtcaatcccaagttaaacttGTTGAATTCATTTCATCATGATTGGCATCCAGCTCTGAATTCAACAACTGAACCATCTTACCGGAATTAATTCCCGCGGCATCCGTAGAAGATCCCATATTTTCCAAAGCATCCACTTCCACATTCTGCTCCCGCGACACGTTTTCTAACATCCATTCCTTGAAACGGCGCCTTAGTGCCTGCACTTTATCCAGATAACTCTGCATCATGTCATCCTTTACATCAAAAACCCCCTATTAACTTGATTTACCACCATGGTCGAGTCGCTTTTGGATTCAATGATCTTGGCACCAAAGCtgcgagctaattccaaacctgcaactgttgcctcatactcggcttcattattATTTAATTGCACAGTTTTAATCGCATGTCTTATGACGTCCCCGGAAGAAGTTTTAAGCACTATGCCCAATCCGTACCCTTTCACGATGGTTGCTCCATCCGTAAATAAGGTCCAAATCCGGGATAATGCCCCAGAAGAAATTATAAACTCTTTTTCCACTTCAGGCAACATCCCTGGGCTAAAATCGGCAACGAAATCAGCCAGCACTTGGGATTTAATAGCCTTCTGAGGCCTATATTCTATATCATATCCTCTAATTTCAACCACCCACTTAGCTAACCTACCCGAAAGTTCTGGTTATGTGATATATTTCTCAACGAGTAAGTTGTTACAACGCAAATGGGATGGCATTGAGAATAAGGCCTCAATTTTCTAGTAGTTGTTATTAGCGCCAAATCCAATTTCTCTAAGAGAGGATACCTGGTTTTGGCACTTGCCAAGGTCCTACTAATTGACAGATGCCATCTTTGAGCTGTAAATCTAGCCTAATAATGGACAATAATAACCAATAAATGCTACTTTTAATACATAAGTGTAACGTTCAACTCCGAATCCGGAGCAGTTACGTAACTTTTGTTGCTCATAAATGATCCGCATCAATTGCTCCATAATGTTTGATCCGAGCTCTCACGAAATCACTCCTTCCGGTTGAATCAAACATCATACCTTTGATTGACTCCATATGCTATGTGTTCCTCTTTCCTCATGCCACGTGTCAAGCTATATTTACGATATATACAATGTGATGGTTCGAGATGTGCCTAAACATACTTGAGCCCTCCGATTTCATCCACGAGCATCCCGATAAGTCTCAAATGGCTATACAAACTTATACAAAGTTTCAAAACACAATTGTAACATAATTATGCAAAATCATGgttcgggttgtgacaaaagtatAACTACAGTCCCACTTTTAGTTCAAAACAGAACCCGGGGTTAATAATACATAATCGTAAATTCTAACAAAGTTCAATTTTTCACCACAATATATTATTGCAAAAACGTCGCCAACAGTCACATCAGAAGAAGGTATTTATGTACCTAACGGTTACAAACGGGACCTTTGTCATGCTATCATTTGAGTATTATGTAatctttgattttctttttttttccctttggGAATCAAACAGTTGAGGAAGGTGGTGGAAAAGAACCGGGACCGCAACTGAAGAGTTTATGAAAGGAAACAATCTTACAAATATGTCTCCCTCAGTTTAGAGAGCATCGACATGGACACTTTCTTATAGTGATATGATCAATTGGAGACTAATTTTATCAGTGGTCCCACCTGAAATCCATTTGATAAGAGATGCAGCCAATCGGAGACAAGAAACCAGGATGAACTTTCAAAAACTAGCCAATTGAAAAATAGATAAGGCCACTATATGCTTGGTCCCACTCAAAAGTGGGCTCAaagaaattgaaaagaaaaaagagtttTAACTTGTAAATTTTGATAGTGTAAATCTCTTCTATTTTAGTTAATTTACTTAAAAAATAACTGCAGATAATTGATTATGATATGTAGAACTAATTGCCTATAAAATTAAATACGGGAAGAAATGTGATGCAACTTGTAAGATTACATTGATAGTGCAAGTATTCTTTATCTGATACTTTCTGTGCATATGAGTTAAGCTAGATCTAAGTTATATACATTGATGATATTATAATACTTTTTACATCAACTGAATTTAATAAGTTATAGCAGGTTCTTACTATTTGTTTGTTGTCAATTAGTTCTATTAAATAGACTTTCCTGCAATTATTAAGTAAATACTTTAACTCATAAGTTAAATCTaataatatacaaaaataaaagCCATTTAAACATTGTAACAAGTGCATTAATTTTGTGGGTCACTCTCCAATCTCTGCCCCTACATTTCCTCAAATAATTGCCCTTTTCCAGTGTCTTTTTTTGTATTCTCTTCAATTCCTTTCTATACATATAGACGAAACTTGAACATATTTCACTAACTTTCATCTTCCACCTACTGTTCAATTCCTACACTTTCAAAGATCCAAATACCAAATAATATCATCTGAGACATATATGTATCAATTATGAGTTCGGAGAAAAAATTAGCAAACGCGGTAGGCGCGAAAACGGCTAGGGCTTGTGACAATTGCATAAGAAAAAGGGCGCGATGGTATTGTGCAGCCGATGATGCTTTCTTGTGTCAATCTTGCGATTCTTCCGTTCATTCGGCCAATTCCTTGGCTCGTAGGCACGAAAGGGTTCGTCTTAAAACATCATCTCTTAAATTGTCAGATGAATTTCCCAATTTGGAAAGTTCAGTCTCAGACTCAATCTCAACCTCAATCCCATCATGGCACCATGGATTTACTCGAAAAGCGCGAACACCTAGGCATGCAAAAAGAGTTAAATCCACGGAGGACGAGAAGGAAATGAAAAACCCTATTCAACTCATCGTCCCAGAGATATTAAGTGATGAGAATTCGCATGATGAGAACGAAGAAGAGCAACTCCTATATCGTGTACCTACTTACGATCCCTTCGTGGCGGATGCTAATTATGGTAATGAGGATTCTTCTAAAgagatgaaaaatgattttgttaATGATGATGTGAATAGGTTTCATGGGATGCTAGCTCCATCAGAGATGGAGCTAGCAGAATTCGCGGCGGATGTGGAAAGTTTATTGGGGAAAGGACTTGATGATGAAGAGTCGTTTAGTTACATGGAAGGGTTAGGTTTTTTGGAGAAACATGATGAGAAATTAGTGAAGGTtgaagatgaaggagaaaagGAATTTGTCGATATGAATTGTACTAGTTATGATAATCAAGTTGATTATTCAAAGATTGATATGGTTGGAGAGACGTTTGAGCTCAAGTTTGATTATGATTCACCAGTTATTAACTTAGAAGAAGATAAAAAAGTTGAAGTTGGGGAGATAAATATGGAGGATATTCATGATAgtggaaaaaataataataaaattttgTTAAATCTTGATTATGGAGGTGTTTTAAATACTTGGGCTGACCAAAGGTCTCCTTGGACTACCGGCGAGCGACCTGAAATTGATTTCAACGACTGC from Lycium barbarum isolate Lr01 chromosome 10, ASM1917538v2, whole genome shotgun sequence includes:
- the LOC132614965 gene encoding zinc finger protein CONSTANS-LIKE 16-like — encoded protein: MSSEKKLANAVGAKTARACDNCIRKRARWYCAADDAFLCQSCDSSVHSANSLARRHERVRLKTSSLKLSDEFPNLESSVSDSISTSIPSWHHGFTRKARTPRHAKRVKSTEDEKEMKNPIQLIVPEILSDENSHDENEEEQLLYRVPTYDPFVADANYGNEDSSKEMKNDFVNDDVNRFHGMLAPSEMELAEFAADVESLLGKGLDDEESFSYMEGLGFLEKHDEKLVKVEDEGEKEFVDMNCTSYDNQVDYSKIDMVGETFELKFDYDSPVINLEEDKKVEVGEINMEDIHDSGKNNNKILLNLDYGGVLNTWADQRSPWTTGERPEIDFNDCWPLCMGNCGKIHPYGDMGIMTGHGGVMDEGREARVLRYKEKRRTRLFSKKIRYEVRKLNAEKRPRMKGRFVKRTNFAPTPFPSLNK